A single region of the Micropterus dolomieu isolate WLL.071019.BEF.003 ecotype Adirondacks linkage group LG18, ASM2129224v1, whole genome shotgun sequence genome encodes:
- the eya2 gene encoding eyes absent homolog 2 isoform X2, which yields MAAYGQTQYSPALQPAGPYTPYTHHTQGYSMPSYNIKTEDGLSHSPGQTGLLGYSNFSSSPPSQGLYSYSHTHGGGISSGIFQGTHAISTSTPFNSTQQEFSAYSSYSQSQYSPYYNSHHYNSPYLSSSNISPAAITAPLAYQHPEHPIMLPNHSPESHTGEYHPPPSPPTPGKEEGVPARRGSDGKLRGRKRVSDPAPPLDSDIEDSSKSVSLGLWMEEMIFNLADSRLFFNDLEECDQVHIDDVASDDNGQDLSTYNFGSDGFQSPAGAGSLCLGSGVHGGVDWMRKLAFRYRRVKEIYNTYKNNVGGLLGSPKREEWLQLRREMEVLTDLWLTQALKALALINSRPNCVNVLVTTTQLIPALSKVLLYGLGSAFPIENIYSATKTGKESCFERVSQRFGRRAVYVVIGDGAEEEAVAKKKNMPFWRVSCRADLEALSHALELDYL from the exons ATGGCTGCATATGGACAGACTCAGTACAGCCCTGCCCTCCAGCCCGCAGGGCCATACACACCTTACACTCACCACACACAAGGCTACAGCATGCCATCTTACA ACATTAAAACAGAAGATGGCCTGAGTCACTCTCCAGGACAGACGGGACTACTGGGCTACTCAAACTTTAGCAGCAGTCCTCCCAGTCAGGGTCTCTACagctactcacacacacacg GTGGTGGTATTTCATCTGGAATTTTTCAAGGCACCCATGCGATCTCCACTTCAACGCCATTCAACTCCACCCAACAA GAGTTTTCAGCGTACTCAAGCTACAGTCAGAGTCAGTACTCTCCGTATTATAACTCACATCACTACAACAGCCCCTACCTAAGCAGCAGCAATATCAGCCCTGCTGCCATCACAGCTCCGTTAGCCTATCAGCATCCAGAACACCCCATCATGCTTCCCAATCACAGCCCAGAGTCACACACAG GGGAGTACCACCCGCCGCCCAGTCCCCCCACACCAGGTAAAGAGGAGGGGGTCCCAGCACGGAGGGGGTCAGATGGGAAGCTGAGGGGGAGGAAAAGAGTCAGTGACCCTGCTCCACCTCTGGACTCTGATATAGAG GACTCCTCGAAGTCAGTGTCTCTTGGTTTGTGGATGGAGGAGATGATCTTCAACCTGGCTGACTCGAGACTCTTCTTTAATGACTTGGAG GAATGTGACCAGGTTCATATTGATGACGTGGCATCAGATGACAACGGACAGGACCTGAG CACTTACAACTTTGGGTCGGACGGCTTCCAGAGCCCAGCAGGGGCCGGCTCTCTGTGCCTGGGGTCAGGGGTCCACGGAGGGGTGGACTGGATGAGGAAATTGGCTTTCCGATACCGCAGAGTCAAGGAGATCTACAACACATACAAGAATAATGTTGGGG GTTTGCTGGGCAGCCCGAAGCGAGAGGAGTGGTTACAGctgaggagagagatggaggtcCTGACTGACCTGTGGCTGACTCAAGCACTCAAAGCCCTGGCTCTCATCAACTCGAG GCCAAATTGTGTGAATGTATTGGTAACCACCACACAGCTCATTCCAGCCCTCTCCAAGGTGTTACTGTATGGCCTGGGCTCAGCTTTCCCCATAGAGAACATATACAGTGCCACCAAGACAG GCAAAGAGAGCTGTTTTGAGCGTGTCTCTCAGAGGTTTGGTCGGAGAGCAGTATATGTGGTGATAGGGGATGGAGCCGAAGAAGAGGCCGTGGCCAAGAAG AAGAACATGCCGTTCTGGAGGGTTTCCTGTCGGGCCGATCTGGAGGCTCTGAGCCATGCACTGGAGCTGGACTACCTCTAG
- the eya2 gene encoding eyes absent homolog 2 isoform X1, whose protein sequence is MAAYGQTQYSPALQPAGPYTPYTHHTQGYSMPSYNIKTEDGLSHSPGQTGLLGYSNFSSSPPSQGLYSYSHTHGGGISSGIFQGTHAISTSTPFNSTQQEFSAYSSYSQSQYSPYYNSHHYNSPYLSSSNISPAAITAPLAYQHPEHPIMLPNHSPESHTGEYHPPPSPPTPGKEEGVPARRGSDGKLRGRKRVSDPAPPLDSDIERVFIWDLDETIIIFHSLLTGTFSSRFGKDSSKSVSLGLWMEEMIFNLADSRLFFNDLEECDQVHIDDVASDDNGQDLSTYNFGSDGFQSPAGAGSLCLGSGVHGGVDWMRKLAFRYRRVKEIYNTYKNNVGGLLGSPKREEWLQLRREMEVLTDLWLTQALKALALINSRPNCVNVLVTTTQLIPALSKVLLYGLGSAFPIENIYSATKTGKESCFERVSQRFGRRAVYVVIGDGAEEEAVAKKKNMPFWRVSCRADLEALSHALELDYL, encoded by the exons ATGGCTGCATATGGACAGACTCAGTACAGCCCTGCCCTCCAGCCCGCAGGGCCATACACACCTTACACTCACCACACACAAGGCTACAGCATGCCATCTTACA ACATTAAAACAGAAGATGGCCTGAGTCACTCTCCAGGACAGACGGGACTACTGGGCTACTCAAACTTTAGCAGCAGTCCTCCCAGTCAGGGTCTCTACagctactcacacacacacg GTGGTGGTATTTCATCTGGAATTTTTCAAGGCACCCATGCGATCTCCACTTCAACGCCATTCAACTCCACCCAACAA GAGTTTTCAGCGTACTCAAGCTACAGTCAGAGTCAGTACTCTCCGTATTATAACTCACATCACTACAACAGCCCCTACCTAAGCAGCAGCAATATCAGCCCTGCTGCCATCACAGCTCCGTTAGCCTATCAGCATCCAGAACACCCCATCATGCTTCCCAATCACAGCCCAGAGTCACACACAG GGGAGTACCACCCGCCGCCCAGTCCCCCCACACCAGGTAAAGAGGAGGGGGTCCCAGCACGGAGGGGGTCAGATGGGAAGCTGAGGGGGAGGAAAAGAGTCAGTGACCCTGCTCCACCTCTGGACTCTGATATAGAG CGTGTATTTATCTGGGACCTGGATGAAACCATCATCATTTTCCATTCGCTCCTCACGGGAACCTTCTCCTCGCGATTTGGCAAG GACTCCTCGAAGTCAGTGTCTCTTGGTTTGTGGATGGAGGAGATGATCTTCAACCTGGCTGACTCGAGACTCTTCTTTAATGACTTGGAG GAATGTGACCAGGTTCATATTGATGACGTGGCATCAGATGACAACGGACAGGACCTGAG CACTTACAACTTTGGGTCGGACGGCTTCCAGAGCCCAGCAGGGGCCGGCTCTCTGTGCCTGGGGTCAGGGGTCCACGGAGGGGTGGACTGGATGAGGAAATTGGCTTTCCGATACCGCAGAGTCAAGGAGATCTACAACACATACAAGAATAATGTTGGGG GTTTGCTGGGCAGCCCGAAGCGAGAGGAGTGGTTACAGctgaggagagagatggaggtcCTGACTGACCTGTGGCTGACTCAAGCACTCAAAGCCCTGGCTCTCATCAACTCGAG GCCAAATTGTGTGAATGTATTGGTAACCACCACACAGCTCATTCCAGCCCTCTCCAAGGTGTTACTGTATGGCCTGGGCTCAGCTTTCCCCATAGAGAACATATACAGTGCCACCAAGACAG GCAAAGAGAGCTGTTTTGAGCGTGTCTCTCAGAGGTTTGGTCGGAGAGCAGTATATGTGGTGATAGGGGATGGAGCCGAAGAAGAGGCCGTGGCCAAGAAG AAGAACATGCCGTTCTGGAGGGTTTCCTGTCGGGCCGATCTGGAGGCTCTGAGCCATGCACTGGAGCTGGACTACCTCTAG